A stretch of Arachis hypogaea cultivar Tifrunner chromosome 15, arahy.Tifrunner.gnm2.J5K5, whole genome shotgun sequence DNA encodes these proteins:
- the LOC140179384 gene encoding protein FAR1-RELATED SEQUENCE 5-like yields MENDGKESYKDGDQSEDLSVEYECSSDESDDMVDVTVDEAEADIINADGFEKLITDLTIEDIWGLVFDTESQVCEFYAKYAKCYGFVSRKDLKTVDANGNINTRQHLIAANRGLNEADKTQADSLRACGVKTCHIMGYMVSQKGGYDKVGFTSNDLHNHISKTRRGKVKNSDAFAALAYLLSKADSDPLFLGKFTLKDGRLDNLVWADGASVVDYECFGDVLAFDTTYKKNVYNKPLVIFSGTNHHGQTTIFGCALLLDERSETFKWALKEFLEIMSGKLPGGIVIDGDHAMREAILEVFSGIPHHLCAWNLHRNAFTVQIFEEIWSEIIYKYGLAENEWFQDEIEAAGALNVTECPNSGDIVEYNTSEYFNQQCQFKVSYNKDKDMFACECRLFETRGLPCSNIFGVLKHRNAKCVPTSLILKRWTRDAKSDFICSIGEQDYADDIVPTLRCGAMASIYWKLCDISSKNSADYRKISGELLKLISKVQNKSDAQARLSPTSALIGDPAVVKSRGTPKKVPKGQKRRRCPLLVKEDSPAEYSNAEDEPMVLI; encoded by the exons atggagaatgatggcaaAGAGTCGTATAAGGATGGTGATCAATCTGAGGATTTAAGTGTTGAGTATGAGTGCAGTTCCGATGAAAGTGATGATATGGTGGATGTAACTGTAGATGAAGCAGAGGCAGATATAATTAATGCTGATGGTTTTGAAAAGTTGATAACTGATTTGACCATCGAAGACATATGGGGACTGGTGTTTGATACAGAATCTCAAGTTTGTGAATTTTATGCCAAATATGCCAAGTGCTATGGATTTGTGTCCCGAAAAGACTTGAAGACGGTGGATGCTAATGGCAACATTAATACAAGACA ACATCTTATTGCCGCGAATCGTGGGCTTAATGAGGCCGATAAAACACAAGCAGACAGCTTGCGAGCATGTGGTGTTAAAACTTGCCACATAATGGGTTACATGGTTTCCCAAAAAGGTGGATATGATAAAGTGGGTTTTACCAGCAACGACTTACATAACCACATTAGTAAGACTAGGCGTGGCAAAGTGAAAAACAGTGATGCATTTGCTGCGTTGGCCTATCTGTTGTCCAAGGCAGACAGTGACCCGTTATTTCTAGGAAAGTTCACCTTAAAGGATGGTAGGTTGGATAATTTGGTGTGGGCTGATGGAGCAAGCGTTGTTGATTACGAATGTTTTGGCGATGTACTCGCTTTTGACACCACTTACAAGAAAAATGTCTACAACAAGCCCTTAGTCATATTTTCAGGGACCAACCACCATGGCCAAACAACTATCTTTGGATGTGCCCTGCTCTTAGATGAAAGGTCCGAAACTTTCAAGTGGGCACTGAAGGAATTTTTGGAAATCATGTCAGGAAAATTACCCGGAGGCATTGTGATAGACGGAGACCATGCTATGAGAGAGGCTATCTTAGAAGTATTTTCTGGTATACCACACCACCTTTGTGCATGGAATCTGCATCGTAATGCG TTTACCGTACAAATATTTGAGGAGATATGGAGCGAGATCATATATAAATACGGACTTGCCGAGAATGAATGGTTCCAGG ATGAGATAGAAGCAGCAGGTGCCTTAAATGTGACTGAATGCCCAAACAGTGGAGACATTGTTGAGTACAACACGAGTGAGTATTTTAATCAGCAATGTCAATTTAAAGTATCTTACAATAAAGACAAGGACATGTTTGCGTGTGAGTGCAGGCTATTTGAGACTCGTGGATTACCGTGCTCCAACATCTTTGGGGTCTTGAAGCATCGCAATGCAAAATGCGTCCCTACATCTCTTATCCTAAAAAGATGGACAAGAGATGCAAAGAGTGATTTTATATGCTCAATTGGCGAGCAAGACTACGCTGATGATATAGTGCCCACACTTAGATGCGGTGCAATGGCATCAATTTATTGGAAGCTTTGTGATATTTCTTCAAAAAATTCAGCCGACTATAGAAAAATCTCAGGTGAGTTACTTAAGCTAATTTCGAAGGTGCAAAATAAAAGTGATGCACAAGCAAGGCTTTCTCCCACATCAGCGCTAATAGGTGATCCAGCTGTTGTGAAGTCAAGAGGGACTCCAAAAAAGGTTCCAAAAGGCCAAAAGAGGCGAAGATGTCCATTACTCGTCAAGGAGGACTCACCCGCCGAATACTCAAATGCTGAAGATGAACCAATGGTATTAATATAA
- the LOC112751060 gene encoding uncharacterized protein: MKQKVVIKIQMHCDKCRNKALKTAAEVQGVTMVSLEGDEKDRVVVTGDNINTIYLINQLNKKFKCVTVVSIEEVKKKQEEKKDDKKDDKKKDEKKKDEKKKEEKPFCAVLCLPAPPHAQCSSCQPKCDHCTKCQGPKCECKCVLICFKCNNPKCDGKCNICIKCESPKCSGHCSSPPKPPTKPESKPPEQPKPQPQPQPQPHPIYINCPPWCNCPRCYVVPCNPPACNYRVVYESNPDNCSIM, encoded by the exons ATGAAG CAAAAGGTAGTTATAAAGATCCAAATGCATTGTGATAAATGCAGAAATAAGGCCCTGAAAACTGCTGCAGAGGTACAAG GGGTGACTATGGTGTCACTTGAAGGGGATGAGAAAGATCGCGTGGTGGTGACTGGAGACAACATCAACACAATTTACCTGATCAACCAACTGAACAAGAAGTTTAAGTGCGTAACGGTTGTGAGCATCGAAGAGGTGAAGAAGAAGCAAGAGGAAAAGAAGGATGATAAGAAGGATGAtaagaagaaggatgagaagaagaaggatgaaaagaagaaggaagagaagccaTTCTGTGCTGTTCTGTGTCTCCCAGCTCCACCACATGCTCAATGCTCCAGCTGCCAACCCAAGT GCGATCATTGCACCAAGTGTCAAGGGCCAAAGTGTGAATGCAAGTGTGTCCTAATATGCTTCAAGTGCAACAATCCAAAGTGTGATGGAAAATGCAACATTTGCATCAAATGTGAGAGTCCCAAGTGTAGTGGTCACTGTTCTTCCCCTCCCAAGCCTCCTACTAAGCCTGAATCCAAACCGCCAGAGCAACCAAAACCACAGCCACAGCCACAACCACAACCGCATCCGATTTACATTAATTGCCCTCCATGGTGCAATTGTCCAAGGTGCTATGTTGTGCCATGTAATCCCCCAGCTTGCAACTACAGGGTTGTTTATGAATCAAACCCTGATAATTGCTCCATCATGTGA